A genomic window from Gammaproteobacteria bacterium includes:
- a CDS encoding prepilin-type N-terminal cleavage/methylation domain-containing protein, with translation MNPYLKNTSARSLQLPAHRRQAGFTLIETIIVIVLVGAMMAGMTTLFMNNVGNSHRPYLRQKALSVANAFMDEIQRKRWNEATPLGGGCVNTGASCPAGPAVVAIGSDGDTRATYDDIDDYHGLNQRPPQDSSATNMPDYSGYTVSVSVVQPATSWNGVPAADVRLITVSVTSPGNETISLSTYRVNI, from the coding sequence ATGAATCCTTATTTAAAAAACACTTCGGCGCGGTCGCTGCAACTGCCTGCCCACCGGCGCCAGGCGGGCTTTACCCTGATCGAGACCATCATCGTCATTGTGCTGGTGGGGGCGATGATGGCGGGCATGACCACCCTGTTCATGAACAATGTCGGCAACAGCCACCGACCCTATCTGCGGCAGAAGGCCCTGTCGGTGGCCAATGCCTTCATGGATGAGATTCAACGCAAGCGCTGGAACGAGGCGACCCCGCTGGGCGGCGGTTGCGTAAATACCGGCGCCTCCTGTCCCGCCGGGCCGGCAGTGGTGGCGATCGGCAGCGATGGTGATACGCGCGCCACCTACGATGATATCGATGACTACCATGGCCTCAATCAACGCCCGCCGCAGGATTCCTCGGCGACCAACATGCCGGACTACAGCGGTTACACGGTGAGCGTCAGCGTCGTGCAACCGGCGACAAGCTGGAATGGCGTGCCAGCAGCCGATGTGCGGCTGATTACCGTCAGCGTGACCTCGCCGGGTAATGAGACCATCAGCCTCTCTACCTATCGGGTGAATATCTGA
- a CDS encoding type II secretion system protein has protein sequence MTGYVNRRRQVGFTLVELIMVIVIMGALSAVAISKFNRNAFDVVAASGELVQAIRYAQEKSMSHSGATYFQIAINGAGYTVSQGGTTIAHPVDGSASYTRTWSDIAVAPAATIVFDAYGSPQGLAAPLTFTLSKGGESDSVTVEHVTGFTR, from the coding sequence ATGACCGGGTATGTGAACCGACGGCGTCAGGTCGGCTTTACCCTCGTCGAACTGATCATGGTGATCGTGATCATGGGCGCGCTGTCGGCCGTGGCCATCAGTAAATTCAACCGCAATGCCTTTGATGTGGTCGCGGCCTCGGGCGAACTGGTGCAGGCGATCCGCTATGCCCAGGAAAAATCCATGAGCCACTCCGGGGCCACCTATTTCCAGATCGCGATCAACGGCGCGGGTTATACGGTCAGCCAGGGTGGCACCACGATCGCCCACCCGGTTGATGGCTCGGCAAGTTACACCCGCACCTGGTCCGATATCGCCGTGGCGCCGGCCGCCACCATCGTGTTTGATGCCTATGGCAGTCCGCAGGGCCTGGCCGCGCCGTTGACGTTTACCCTCAGCAAGGGTGGCGAGAGCGATAGCGTGACGGTCGAGCACGTGACGGGCTTTACCCGATGA
- a CDS encoding type II secretion system protein, which produces MAGYGYKGSDPFKRTGHEKTQSGYKGSDPFKKLKCDPFKCSFKCFKKGSNSGGFTLVEMVMVIVLLGIIAGILTPFISKAMQAYTHSKARASLVDKGRLALERLAREVHQAVPNSLSVLAGGTGIEFVRSRAGGRYVERFDDFGTEFSRINRRFRKNANLTELYVVGTGLTVAANEVLVIGNTSPADLQAGNTATTLTGIAATSAVGPGNDGTANGQILNFGSHQFAVESPGRHFSIADRTIEVGLSGDRLRWFSASGLSDYDGAVDWSSADPALVDGVSSVSFVYAPGNPQSTGVLRVDLQLTDATTGQPIRLYREIQVRNTP; this is translated from the coding sequence ATGGCTGGTTATGGTTATAAGGGGTCTGACCCCTTTAAAAGAACGGGGCATGAAAAGACGCAAAGTGGATATAAGGGGTCTGACCCCTTTAAGAAGCTTAAGTGTGACCCCTTTAAGTGCTCCTTTAAGTGCTTTAAGAAAGGCAGCAACAGTGGCGGTTTTACCCTGGTGGAGATGGTCATGGTGATCGTTCTGTTGGGCATCATCGCCGGGATCCTCACCCCCTTTATCAGCAAGGCAATGCAGGCCTATACCCACAGCAAGGCGCGGGCCAGTCTGGTGGACAAGGGCCGGCTGGCGCTGGAACGCCTGGCGCGCGAGGTGCATCAGGCCGTGCCCAACAGCCTGTCGGTGTTGGCGGGCGGCACGGGCATCGAGTTTGTACGCAGCCGGGCGGGCGGGCGTTACGTGGAACGCTTTGATGATTTTGGCACCGAGTTTTCACGTATCAATCGTCGCTTTCGCAAGAACGCCAACCTCACCGAACTCTACGTGGTGGGCACCGGACTGACTGTCGCGGCCAACGAGGTGCTGGTGATTGGCAACACCTCGCCCGCGGACCTGCAGGCGGGCAACACGGCGACGACCCTCACGGGGATTGCCGCGACCAGCGCCGTGGGGCCGGGCAACGACGGTACCGCCAATGGCCAGATCCTGAATTTTGGCAGTCACCAGTTTGCAGTGGAGTCTCCCGGCCGGCACTTTTCCATCGCCGACAGGACCATCGAGGTCGGCCTGAGCGGCGACCGTCTGCGCTGGTTCAGCGCCAGCGGCCTGAGCGATTACGACGGGGCCGTGGACTGGAGTAGTGCTGATCCGGCCCTGGTGGACGGCGTCTCGTCGGTGAGCTTCGTGTATGCGCCGGGCAATCCGCAGTCCACTGGGGTGCTGCGGGTGGACCTGCAACTCACCGATGCCACCACCGGGCAGCCCATCCGGCTGTATCGCGAGATCCAGGTGAGGAACACACCATGA
- a CDS encoding LamG-like jellyroll fold domain-containing protein: MMKQDVIHANAQRRASGTRGRTLRAIYSLLACLLWLAAIGDSYGACSAAYHGRATINEVHRQGNATRFVEVKLLDTSITSANWSGWSLRLCPPSPGSCSGWISLSNATDNTPWLVIDKPYITSQNFINLSSGTSVRLRDAAGDTIDWLSIAGNTRLQDASCAPAYDGTMTGTISQTIERFPDGTGDWRDTGGGASGGDTTGGTNDQAPDGTPAPTVSVTSVTVQKGDTATLTLSLASAVGYDISVSYDTQDDSAVAGTDYTAASGTATIPTGSTSATINIDTTAASSSGEVSFNVYLHDPVNGTLANHFPTVTILAGPLAYWRMDEAAWSSAAGQVEDQSGNGYHGTAVNGPATDTTTPALTGSPGTCGYGVFDGNNDYVALPAGFPNLTGSFTITAWIRADRIDKDQRIFADDHNNTGGYAFSLGDNANGQLRFFSRNVSPVSLDSPTVIAAGTWYFVAAVHDATSKTRRIYVASVAGTPAQVVQGTYTGTWGSDSGAAGIGGENNGASGSEGSSNWRFDGNIDEVRVYNNALDAAALAIVKQASHPCSGASIDHFVVGHDGMGINCMLEPVSVTAMLVDGVTTDTTYTGTITLDTQAGAGTWTLATGNGTFTDATAGDGLATYQFVAADNGTASFNLDYQSGIGSIDVDVYDGAIRDDDSEPNLLFSPSGFTVTAGVLTNPPSLPIDLSIPAQTAASDFNLHLTAYGQTPTDATCGVIESYDGVQSVGFWSTYMNPVTGAQAMTVDGTAIATSQAARVAQNITFAQGQAQITVNYADVGSMALAMRDDSTGNPDLPTGIFGTSQSFVVKPAGFVLSNIRRTSDAFPNSGTAVDESGAAFMAAGDNFSVTVTAVNALGNTTPNYGQESTPESVSLTSTLVAAGAANNPAVGFTTGFASFINGVATGTDFHWDEVGIITLTPQVAPTAAETTAGNPGSYLGAGDVVGTVSSNVGRFYPDHFVTTKTDGSFANACTTFNYLGQSFGYLGMGNPTVKATAVNLAGATTANYTGVWARLGTAGVSLTYPTADNTQLDEGGLALIAVTSTPGSLARADNSDGSLTFTLGGAGADSFAYVRDAAQVMPFTSDLTIELTAVDDGEASAADLSPPKTITPIGNAQRFGRGYAQDVHGTMSQTGDSLSMPIGSWFYNAAGVWQLNTDDSCSSYAYTKTDAGIATTIPVASASPLTLTGGVGSLTLSVSADAGSPGGTSVVNTVWPSWLQYDVDGIDQLLDGNSYDDDFSATATFGIFRGDDRYLYWREAP, from the coding sequence ATGATGAAACAAGATGTGATTCATGCAAATGCACAGCGTCGGGCCTCAGGAACCCGAGGCCGTACTCTGCGCGCGATCTACTCCCTGTTAGCCTGCCTGCTGTGGCTGGCCGCGATTGGCGACAGCTATGGCGCCTGTTCCGCCGCCTACCATGGCCGCGCCACCATCAACGAGGTGCACCGGCAGGGCAATGCCACGCGCTTTGTCGAGGTGAAATTGCTCGACACCAGCATCACCAGCGCGAACTGGAGTGGCTGGAGTCTGCGCCTGTGTCCCCCCTCGCCCGGCTCCTGCTCGGGTTGGATCAGTTTGTCCAACGCCACCGACAACACACCGTGGCTGGTCATCGACAAGCCCTATATCACCAGCCAGAACTTCATTAATCTGAGCAGCGGCACATCGGTGCGCCTGCGTGACGCGGCGGGCGACACCATCGATTGGCTGAGCATAGCGGGCAACACGCGCTTGCAGGACGCGAGCTGTGCGCCGGCCTATGACGGCACCATGACCGGCACGATTTCCCAGACCATCGAACGCTTTCCCGACGGCACCGGCGACTGGCGCGACACCGGCGGCGGCGCCTCCGGCGGCGATACCACCGGCGGCACCAACGACCAAGCCCCGGACGGGACGCCCGCGCCGACGGTGAGCGTGACCAGCGTCACCGTGCAAAAGGGCGACACGGCCACGCTCACCCTGAGTCTTGCCAGCGCCGTGGGCTACGACATCAGCGTGAGCTACGACACGCAGGATGACAGCGCCGTCGCCGGCACCGATTACACCGCCGCCAGCGGCACGGCGACCATTCCGACGGGCAGCACCTCGGCAACCATCAATATCGACACCACCGCCGCCAGCAGTTCCGGCGAAGTGTCTTTCAACGTGTACCTGCATGACCCCGTCAACGGCACGCTGGCCAATCACTTTCCCACCGTCACCATTCTTGCCGGCCCGCTCGCCTACTGGCGCATGGACGAGGCCGCGTGGAGCAGCGCAGCCGGCCAGGTTGAAGACCAGAGCGGCAACGGTTATCACGGCACCGCGGTCAACGGCCCCGCCACGGACACGACCACGCCCGCGCTGACGGGCAGCCCCGGCACCTGCGGTTATGGCGTGTTCGACGGCAACAACGATTACGTCGCGTTACCGGCGGGCTTTCCCAATCTCACCGGCAGCTTCACCATCACCGCCTGGATTCGCGCCGATCGCATCGACAAGGACCAGCGCATTTTCGCCGATGACCATAACAACACCGGCGGCTATGCCTTCAGTCTCGGCGACAACGCGAACGGCCAGCTGCGTTTCTTCTCGCGCAATGTCAGCCCGGTGAGCCTCGACAGTCCGACGGTGATCGCGGCCGGCACCTGGTACTTCGTCGCCGCCGTGCATGACGCGACAAGCAAGACCCGGCGTATATATGTCGCCAGTGTCGCAGGCACTCCCGCGCAGGTCGTGCAAGGCACCTATACCGGCACCTGGGGCAGCGACAGCGGCGCGGCCGGCATCGGCGGCGAGAACAACGGCGCGAGCGGTAGCGAAGGCAGCAGCAACTGGCGCTTCGACGGCAACATTGACGAAGTGCGTGTCTACAATAATGCCTTGGATGCCGCCGCGCTGGCGATCGTGAAGCAGGCCAGTCATCCGTGTAGTGGAGCGAGTATCGATCACTTTGTTGTCGGCCACGACGGCATGGGCATCAACTGTATGTTAGAGCCAGTGAGCGTGACGGCCATGCTGGTTGACGGCGTCACCACGGACACGACTTACACGGGTACCATCACCCTCGATACACAAGCCGGCGCTGGCACCTGGACGCTGGCCACGGGCAACGGCACGTTCACGGACGCGACCGCAGGCGACGGGCTTGCCACGTATCAATTCGTGGCCGCCGACAACGGCACGGCGAGCTTCAATCTCGATTACCAATCAGGGATCGGCAGTATCGATGTAGACGTTTATGACGGCGCGATACGTGACGACGATAGCGAGCCTAACCTGCTGTTTTCGCCCAGCGGCTTTACGGTAACGGCCGGTGTATTAACAAATCCTCCCTCGCTGCCTATCGATCTCAGTATCCCGGCACAGACCGCCGCCAGTGATTTTAATTTACACCTCACGGCTTACGGACAAACACCGACCGATGCGACCTGTGGGGTGATTGAGTCCTACGACGGCGTGCAGAGTGTCGGTTTCTGGTCCACCTATATGAATCCGGTGACAGGTGCGCAGGCAATGACAGTGGACGGTACCGCCATCGCCACCAGTCAGGCTGCCCGTGTGGCGCAAAACATCACCTTTGCCCAGGGGCAGGCGCAGATTACCGTCAACTATGCAGATGTGGGCTCGATGGCCCTGGCCATGCGGGATGACAGCACCGGCAACCCCGATCTACCAACGGGCATTTTCGGCACCAGTCAGTCGTTTGTGGTCAAGCCCGCGGGCTTTGTGCTGAGCAATATTCGGCGCACCAGTGATGCCTTTCCCAATTCCGGTACGGCCGTTGATGAAAGCGGCGCGGCGTTTATGGCGGCGGGGGATAATTTTTCGGTCACCGTGACCGCGGTAAATGCGCTGGGTAACACGACGCCCAATTATGGCCAGGAGAGTACGCCAGAGTCCGTGTCGTTGACGTCTACGCTGGTCGCCGCCGGCGCTGCCAATAATCCGGCTGTGGGATTTACCACCGGCTTTGCCAGCTTTATTAACGGTGTGGCCACGGGTACCGATTTTCATTGGGACGAGGTGGGCATCATCACGCTGACCCCGCAAGTGGCTCCCACCGCTGCCGAAACAACCGCGGGTAATCCGGGCAGTTATTTGGGTGCGGGCGATGTCGTCGGCACGGTGTCGTCAAACGTGGGGCGCTTTTACCCGGATCATTTTGTGACGACCAAAACGGATGGTAGTTTTGCGAATGCCTGTACTACGTTTAACTACCTTGGTCAGAGCTTCGGCTATCTGGGTATGGGTAATCCCACGGTGAAGGCAACGGCAGTAAATTTAGCAGGGGCAACGACCGCCAATTACACCGGCGTCTGGGCCAGGCTGGGCACGGCCGGTGTCAGTCTTACTTATCCAACGGCAGACAACACGCAGTTAGACGAAGGTGGGCTGGCGCTGATCGCGGTGACATCCACACCAGGTTCGCTGGCACGGGCGGATAATTCCGACGGCTCGCTCACCTTTACCCTGGGCGGTGCCGGCGCCGACAGTTTTGCCTATGTGCGGGATGCAGCGCAGGTCATGCCTTTCACCAGCGACCTCACCATTGAACTGACCGCAGTGGACGATGGCGAGGCCAGCGCCGCCGACCTGAGTCCGCCAAAGACGATCACCCCGATCGGCAATGCACAGCGTTTTGGTCGCGGTTATGCACAGGATGTGCATGGCACCATGAGCCAGACCGGTGACAGCCTGAGCATGCCGATTGGCAGCTGGTTTTATAATGCCGCGGGCGTCTGGCAGCTGAACACCGATGACTCCTGTTCCAGTTATGCCTATACAAAGACGGACGCCGGTATCGCCACCACTATCCCGGTCGCCAGCGCCAGTCCACTGACCCTCACCGGCGGCGTGGGCAGCCTGACGCTGAGTGTCAGCGCCGATGCCGGTAGTCCCGGCGGTACCAGCGTGGTGAATACCGTGTGGCCAAGCTGGTTGCAGTACGATGTCGATGGCATCGATCAACTGCTGGACGGAAATAGTTACGATGATGACTTTTCGGCCACCGCCACCTTCGGCATCTTCCGTGGCGATGACCGTTATCTCTACTGGCGCGAGGCGCCCTGA